One Engystomops pustulosus chromosome 7, aEngPut4.maternal, whole genome shotgun sequence DNA window includes the following coding sequences:
- the LOC140068963 gene encoding prokineticin receptor 1-like, whose amino-acid sequence MADSWNQSSEDIYFLFEEEDPKASENILFVVRLFIGVTLVCVILICGGGNLFFILNLVMYKNMQNVTNILIANLAVSDLLVAVICCPFEIDYYVVREQSWAFGHIICSSVIYLRMLSLYVSTNALLAIAIDRYFVIVHPLKPRMKLQTAWGVLLLIWSSATVIAAPTAYFATETVFDMPRESGGKVFCGQIWPADRALYYKSYSLFLLVVEFVFPVLIMSMCYIRICHELWFKSLPGEQTLQLQNHLQARRKSVLVLIAVLSAYVLCWSPFYSYAIVRDFFPGLLLRQRYAIALYYIVECIAVSNSIINTLCFVTGKNQAKCCFKILVNPWEKITLSTERNTMYPDCKSTVQPCAS is encoded by the exons ATGGCAGACTCATGGAATCAAAGTTCGGAGGATATTTATTTCTTGTTTGAGGAAGAAGATCCGAAGGCTAGTGAAAATATTCTTTTTGTAGTTAGATTGTTCATTGGTGTGACTCTTGTCTGTGTCATACTAATCTGTGGAGGAGGAAACCTGTTTTTCATCCTCAATTTGGTGATGTACAAGAACATGCAAAACGTGACTAACATTCTCATTGCCAATTTAGCAGTATCTGACCTTCTTGTAGCTGTAATCTGCTGTCCTTTTGAAATAGACTATTATGTTGTGCGTGAACAGTCTTGGGCGTTTGGTCATATAATCTGCTCTTCAGTCATCTACCTGAGGATGCTTTCTCTTTATGTCTCAACTAATGCACTTCtcgccattgccatagacag ATACTTTGTGATTGTGCATCCATTGAAGCCACGTATGAAGTTGCAAACAGCCTGGGGAGTTTTACTTCTCATTTGGTCATCAGCTACTGTGATTGCAGCTCCCACTGCTTATTTTGCCACGGAAACTGTGTTTGATATGCCACGCGAGTCTGGAGGGAAGGTTTTCTGTGGCCAGATCTGGCCTGCTGATAGAGCTCTCTACTATAAGTCTTACTCTTTATTTCTGTTGGTTGTAGAATTTGTATTTCCTGTGTTGATTATGAGCATGTGCTATATTCGCATCTGTCATGAGCTTTGGTTCAAGAGCTTACCAGGAGAACAGACACTGCAGCTCCAGAACCATCTACAAGCTAGAAGAAAGAGTGTTCTGGTGCTGATTGCTGTGCTGTCAGCTTATGTTCTGTGCTGGTCACCATTTTATAGTTATGCCATCGTAAGAGATTTCTTTCCTGGTCTGCTGTTACGACAGAGATATGCTATTGCTCTTTACTATATAGTAGAGTGCATAGCTGTTAGCAATAGTATCATTAACACTCTATGTTTTGTGACTGGAAAAAATCAAGCAAAGTGCTGCTTTAAAATACTGGTTAACCCATGGGAGAAAATTACTTTATCAACAGAAAGAAACACAATGTACCCTGATTGTAAATCAACAGTGCAGCCATGTGCTTCGTAG